From a single Nicotiana tomentosiformis chromosome 2, ASM39032v3, whole genome shotgun sequence genomic region:
- the LOC104116484 gene encoding uncharacterized protein, with translation MKDDDALPISTPTAPSSSSYTTSKKETSSSYPAIFGRGRYKFWAFAAILLLAFWSMLTGTVTLRWSAGNLNAISDNIDIPLPEDLDVLEMEEREKLVKHMWDVYTNSRGIKMPKFWQEAFEAAYEELTSDVPGVSEDAISEIAKMSVRYIPIESPPLHSSGIRELSLRQTKSEQTTATGRKL, from the exons ATGAAGGATGACGATGCCCTTCCCATATCAACGCCGACGGCACCTTCATCATCATCGTACACAACTTCCAAGAAGGAAACTTCCTCCTCCTATCCCGCCATTTTCGGCAGAGGTCGTTACAAGTTTTGGGCTTTTGCCGCTATTTTATTGCTAGCTTTTTGGTCTATGCTCACCGGAACTGTTACTCTCCGTTGGTCCGCCGGCAACCTCAACGCCATCTCCGATAATATCGACATTCCTCTCCCCGAAGATCTCGACGTTCTC GAAATGGAAGAAAGGGAGAAGTTAGTGAAGCATATGTGGGATGTATATACAAACAGCCGTGGGATCAAAATGCCAAAGTTTTGGCAGGAAGCATTTGAGGCGGCATATGAGGAGTTAACAAGTGACGTTCCTGGAGTTTCCGAAGATGCCATTTCTGAGATCGCTAAGATGTCTGTACGCTACATTCCTATTGAATCGCCACCTCTCCATTCATCG GGAATACGAGAATTAAGTCTAAGGCAAACGAAGAGCGAACAAACAACTGCAACAGGGAGAAAGTTATGA